In the Malaclemys terrapin pileata isolate rMalTer1 chromosome 12, rMalTer1.hap1, whole genome shotgun sequence genome, one interval contains:
- the PPP1R3D gene encoding protein phosphatase 1 regulatory subunit 3D, which produces MEVRVPRRSPSYLSGLYENMLRAEETLGPGRWQPEHQPLRGSSSLSTPPKREPQPSHLQSSTTISCDPHLQPIIRRRARSLPTSPERLKNTAAQCRVPVCKRSRINRVRFADALGLELAEVKVFQVGEDPSIPLHVLSRLSINSDLCCNQLDMEITMQCLVPDFQQPVDCVDFSTRLHQQLVCLECVTSSDLGLSGTIQVLNVAFEKQVSVRYTFNQWKSVHEVCAHWHSSNPQEDGKGQADVFTFFLPMPPFLLQLCSVVQFAVRYCVNGQEYWDNNQGKNYSFTCRSHLLKMPRECEESWIHFI; this is translated from the coding sequence ATGGAGGTACGTGTCCCTCGGAGGAGCCCCAGTTACCTCTCTGGTCTGTATGAGAACATGCTAAGGGCTGAAGAAACATTGGGTCCAGGACGGTGGCAGCCGGAGCACCAGCCATTGCGTGGCAGCTCCAGTCTGAGCACCCCACCCAAGAGGGAGCCACAACCAAGTCATCTTCAGAGCAGCACAACTATCAGCTGTGACCCACACCTGCAGCCTATCATACGCCGACGAGCCAGGTCTTTGCCCACTTCCCCTGAGAGGTTGAAGAATACGGCAGCACAATGCCGTGTTCCTGTGTGCAAGAGAAGCCGCATAAACCGGGTGAGATTTGCGGATGCATTGGGCTTGGAGCTGGCTGAAGTGAAAGTCTTTCAAGTTGGGGAGGACCCATCCATCCCCTTGCATGTCCTCTCCAGGCTTTCCATCAACTCGGACCTTTGCTGCAACCAGCTGGATATGGAGATCACCATGCAGTGCTTGGTGCCTGACTTCCAGCAGCCTGTGGACTGTGTGGACTTCTCCACCCGCCTTCATCAGCAGCTGGTGTGTCTAGAATGTGTGACCAGCTCAGACCTAGGGCTCAGTGGCACTATCCAAGTTCTCAATGTGGCCTTCGAGAAGCAGGTGTCTGTGCGCTACACCTTCAACCAGTGGAAGAGCGTGCATGAAGTGTGTGCTCATTGGCACAGCAGCAATCCTCAGGAGGATGGGAAGGGCCAAGCTGATGTCTTCACTTTCTTTCTCCCCATGCCTCCtttcctcctgcagctgtgcTCTGTAGTCCAGTTTGCAGTGAGATATTGTGTCAATGGGCAGGAGTACTGGGATAACAACCAAGGTAAGAACTACAGCTTCACCTGCAGGAGTCACCTTCTCAAGATGCCTAGGGAATGTGAGGAGAGCTGGATCCACTTCATCTGA